In Candidatus Nomurabacteria bacterium, the following proteins share a genomic window:
- a CDS encoding histidine phosphatase family protein has product MLSISDTVQLQRSVTMHVNIKIKTLPKQFIFCRHAESIGNARGLDDNSTKDTANHQFGLSPKGQRQVEQVRDFLRHRFSNGFSEYYVSSFLRTQITFQGVWGKDISPYEDPRLDEWWKGIFHSLTKEEIAEHYPVESATLKREGWYHYRPPQGESGKDVEMRILSYLNSLNPTESVFISGHGRWFCFFKRLLLKLPRERMNLEAPKNGSVISLTKNGSKYESNVLFTPK; this is encoded by the coding sequence ATGTTATCAATATCAGACACCGTTCAATTACAGAGGAGTGTTACAATGCACGTCAATATCAAAATTAAGACACTTCCTAAACAATTCATTTTTTGCCGTCACGCTGAATCAATCGGTAACGCCAGAGGTTTGGACGACAACTCCACAAAAGACACAGCGAATCATCAATTTGGTCTGTCTCCAAAAGGACAGCGTCAAGTTGAACAGGTTAGAGACTTTTTGAGGCACAGATTTTCAAACGGTTTTTCTGAGTACTACGTTTCTTCATTCTTACGTACCCAGATAACATTTCAAGGTGTTTGGGGAAAAGACATATCACCTTACGAAGACCCAAGATTGGATGAATGGTGGAAAGGCATCTTCCATAGTCTTACCAAAGAAGAAATTGCAGAACATTACCCTGTTGAATCAGCCACTCTAAAAAGAGAAGGTTGGTACCATTACAGACCGCCACAAGGTGAATCTGGTAAGGATGTGGAAATGAGGATTTTGTCATACTTAAACTCACTCAATCCAACAGAAAGTGTTTTTATCAGCGGACACGGACGTTGGTTTTGCTTTTTCAAAAGATTACTTCTGAAACTTCCGAGAGAGAGAATGAATCTTGAAGCACCGAAAAACGGCTCAGTGATTTCATTGACTAAAAATGGCAGTAAATACGAGTCTAATGTTCTATTTACACCTAAGTAA
- a CDS encoding group II intron reverse transcriptase domain-containing protein, whose amino-acid sequence MFLFAPDITYHNIISLDNLLGAWEEFLHRKRKRKDVQVFQYTLMDSIFDLHRDLKNKTYKHGTYEAFNISDPKPRNIHKASVRDRLLHHAIYRKLYPYFDKKFIYDSYSCRVGKGTHEAIQRFKNFSVIVSKNHTKTCWVLKCDIKKFFASIDHKILLDILQKHIRDEDVLWLLGQVINSFQIQPNKGLPLGNLTSQLLVNVYMNEFDQFMKHELKAKYYIRYADDFVVLSRDKEYLVELFWDCANFSKRNWRYSYIQIKYQLRLWQVELISWVGYTFPDTVCYGRRQNEKCFVS is encoded by the coding sequence ATGTTTTTGTTTGCGCCTGACATTACCTACCATAATATCATTTCTCTCGATAATCTTCTTGGCGCGTGGGAAGAGTTTTTGCACAGAAAGCGTAAGCGTAAAGATGTGCAAGTTTTTCAGTACACTTTGATGGATAGCATTTTTGATCTACACCGAGATTTAAAAAACAAAACATACAAACACGGAACTTATGAAGCATTCAATATCTCTGACCCTAAACCTCGCAACATTCACAAAGCGAGTGTCCGTGACCGTTTGCTCCACCACGCTATCTACCGAAAGCTCTATCCCTACTTTGATAAAAAATTCATCTATGATTCGTATTCTTGTCGAGTTGGTAAAGGAACACATGAAGCTATTCAGCGCTTCAAAAACTTCTCCGTCATAGTTTCAAAAAATCACACCAAAACCTGTTGGGTACTCAAGTGTGATATCAAAAAGTTCTTTGCTAGCATTGATCATAAAATTCTACTGGATATCTTACAAAAGCACATTAGAGATGAAGACGTTCTTTGGTTGCTGGGGCAAGTGATTAATAGTTTTCAAATTCAGCCAAATAAAGGTTTGCCACTCGGCAACTTGACCAGCCAACTTTTGGTGAATGTATACATGAATGAGTTTGATCAGTTTATGAAACACGAACTCAAAGCCAAATATTATATTCGGTATGCTGATGATTTTGTGGTGTTGTCACGGGATAAGGAGTATTTGGTGGAGCTTTTTTGGGACTGCGCCAATTTCTCGAAGAGAAATTGGCGCTACAGTTACATCCAAATAAAATATCAATTGAGACTCTGGCAAGTGGAGTTGATTTCTTGGGTTGGGTACACTTTCCCAGACACCGTGTGTTACGGACGTCGACAAAACGAAAAATGTTTCGTGAGCTAA
- a CDS encoding DUF4065 domain-containing protein, which produces MSNIYGDFIKSLRESRGISQSLMAEKINISRPSYVAVEKGTKELSLSEAERLVRVFGITVDELIRAEAPNYKKYKQMILAFLREANKSKVELKKTKLAKLLYLTDFAWFYNHLESMSGMEYKKMEFGPVPSDFFQAVEEMEEDGSIKVTHEQKSGRDMYVITEGRGSAGTDLDELNDKELSLVAKVWQKWKDANTQEIVDFTHKQLPYKIAFEGETVSYPLITQLDQKDVY; this is translated from the coding sequence ATGAGCAATATTTATGGGGATTTTATAAAGTCTCTTAGGGAGTCGAGAGGTATTTCGCAGTCTCTTATGGCGGAGAAGATTAATATCTCACGTCCGTCATACGTGGCGGTAGAAAAGGGGACTAAAGAGCTTAGTTTGTCTGAGGCTGAGCGACTGGTTCGTGTTTTTGGTATTACAGTGGATGAACTTATACGAGCGGAGGCACCCAACTATAAGAAGTACAAACAAATGATTCTGGCTTTTCTCCGAGAAGCAAATAAAAGTAAGGTGGAGCTAAAGAAGACAAAGTTGGCAAAGCTTCTATATTTGACTGATTTTGCTTGGTTTTATAATCACTTAGAAAGCATGAGTGGAATGGAGTATAAGAAAATGGAGTTTGGTCCTGTTCCTAGTGATTTTTTTCAAGCGGTTGAAGAAATGGAAGAGGATGGCTCGATTAAAGTTACCCATGAGCAAAAAAGTGGCAGGGACATGTATGTGATAACTGAGGGTAGAGGTTCGGCTGGTACGGATTTGGATGAATTGAATGATAAAGAGTTGAGCTTGGTAGCCAAGGTTTGGCAAAAATGGAAAGATGCGAATACTCAAGAAATCGTGGATTTCACTCACAAGCAATTACCATACAAGATTGCTTTTGAAGGGGAGACAGTGTCTTATCCTTTGATTACTCAGTTAGACCAGAAAGATGTCTACTAG
- a CDS encoding metal ABC transporter permease gives MELIQFIIEPLQYAFMVKAVLVSMVVGATCAVLSCFLILKGWSLLGDAISHAVLPGVVIAYLIGIPFSIGAFVFALLAVVLIGFIKTNTKIKEDAVMGIVFTTLFALGLIMISKVTSSVDLTHVLFGYVLGISDQAAWYTIGVLAIVTAVVLAFRRTFLVFCFDPTHAQSVGLPMRFVNYAFLVLLAVTITGSLQTVGIILVIAMLITPGSTAFLLTRKFNSMVQIAVLVSVLSSVVGAYASYYFDISTGGAIVFMQGLIFLGVLFYHIGKTKMGNRLTSKGV, from the coding sequence ATGGAACTAATTCAATTTATAATCGAACCACTCCAGTATGCTTTTATGGTAAAAGCCGTTTTGGTTTCAATGGTAGTGGGCGCCACTTGTGCGGTTTTGTCTTGTTTTTTGATCTTAAAAGGCTGGTCCCTTTTGGGTGACGCGATTTCTCATGCGGTTTTGCCGGGAGTAGTAATCGCTTATCTTATCGGTATACCGTTTAGTATTGGAGCTTTTGTCTTTGCGCTTTTAGCGGTGGTTTTGATTGGCTTTATTAAGACCAATACGAAGATCAAAGAAGATGCGGTGATGGGGATTGTGTTCACCACTTTATTTGCGCTTGGTCTAATTATGATTTCAAAGGTGACCAGTAGTGTTGATTTAACTCACGTCTTGTTTGGGTATGTGCTTGGTATTTCTGATCAAGCTGCTTGGTACACGATCGGTGTCTTGGCAATTGTGACTGCTGTGGTATTGGCTTTTAGGCGCACGTTTCTGGTTTTTTGTTTTGATCCGACACACGCTCAGTCGGTTGGATTGCCAATGCGTTTTGTTAATTATGCTTTTTTGGTGTTGTTGGCGGTTACTATTACTGGTTCGCTGCAGACGGTCGGTATTATTCTGGTGATTGCGATGTTGATTACACCGGGTTCAACGGCTTTTTTGCTCACTCGAAAATTTAATTCAATGGTGCAAATCGCGGTCTTGGTCAGTGTGCTTAGTTCGGTGGTGGGAGCATATGCTAGTTATTATTTTGACATTTCAACCGGTGGAGCGATTGTCTTTATGCAGGGTCTAATCTTTCTGGGTGTATTGTTTTATCATATTGGTAAAACAAAGATGGGAAACCGCTTGACTTCTAAGGGTGTGTAA
- a CDS encoding metal-dependent transcriptional regulator codes for MTPKPINAAREDYVRAIYILQESKTEIGVTQIAERLGLSKSTVSERLKSLVKDSLVDAKPYGAVKLTPKGLDIGRKLTYKHRIIEVFLVQILGVPSDRIHEEAEKLEHACSDDVIQRIAKLLNHPTNDPHGSEIPQIKNWES; via the coding sequence ATGACTCCTAAACCAATCAATGCTGCCAGGGAAGATTATGTTAGAGCTATCTACATACTGCAGGAATCGAAAACGGAGATTGGGGTTACTCAGATTGCCGAGCGTTTAGGCTTAAGTAAGTCAACTGTTTCAGAAAGGCTTAAGAGTTTAGTTAAAGATAGTTTAGTAGACGCCAAGCCGTACGGAGCCGTGAAACTGACACCGAAAGGGTTGGATATTGGTCGCAAGCTAACCTACAAGCATCGCATCATTGAAGTATTTTTGGTACAGATTCTTGGTGTTCCCAGTGACCGTATTCATGAAGAGGCTGAAAAATTGGAACACGCCTGCAGTGATGATGTAATTCAGAGAATTGCAAAGTTACTAAACCATCCAACCAATGATCCGCACGGATCAGAAATACCACAGATCAAAAATTGGGAGTCTTAA
- the mscL gene encoding large-conductance mechanosensitive channel protein MscL, whose translation MKDFVKEFKAFAMKGNVIDLAVAVVIGAAFGKIVSSLVENIVTPLIGMLMGGVDFTGLSVAIGDAEIKYGVFVQSVFDFIIIAFAIFIAVKTLKKMQRKEEEKKEEKPKEIPEDIKLLREIRDSLQK comes from the coding sequence ATGAAAGACTTCGTTAAAGAATTTAAAGCCTTTGCCATGAAGGGTAATGTTATCGATTTAGCGGTAGCGGTAGTTATCGGAGCCGCTTTTGGGAAAATCGTCTCATCACTTGTAGAAAACATAGTAACTCCACTCATAGGTATGCTGATGGGAGGGGTGGATTTTACCGGCCTATCAGTGGCTATTGGTGATGCTGAAATCAAGTATGGAGTGTTTGTGCAAAGTGTTTTTGACTTTATCATTATCGCTTTTGCTATTTTTATCGCAGTTAAGACTCTGAAGAAGATGCAGCGAAAGGAGGAGGAGAAAAAAGAAGAAAAGCCCAAAGAGATACCTGAAGATATAAAGTTGCTTCGGGAAATCAGGGATTCTTTGCAGAAGTAG
- a CDS encoding ribonucleotide-diphosphate reductase subunit beta — protein sequence MEIKQIRKRDGSVQSFDIAKVESAILKALFETEEGEVVDAKKVAELVHKKTIDMCVQAATADPESSKSKKCIDGYPAVEEIQDLVEQSLMELDYFDTAKAYIIYRNARKKLRERDIFQKRTNLKPYEYPELYEYVNSIRHSYWIHTEFNYTSDINDFHVNVTPSERNAIKNAMLAIAQIEVAVKTFWGDIYKKMPKPEISAVGVTFAESEARHMDAYSHLLEILGLNAEFEKITSVPVIKKRIAYLEKTITLSKTDENRQYMHSVLLFSLFIEHVSLFSQFLIIMSFNKHRNLLKGISNAVEATSKEEQIHGMFGIDVINTIKKEHPEWFDEDCKAMIIRACEEAYEAESEIIDWIYEAGELDFLPAANVKEFVKNRLNNSLASIGLPRIFEVSEALLEETDWFDNEVIATKHVDFFNKRSINYNKRSASVTSDDLF from the coding sequence ATGGAGATTAAGCAGATTCGTAAAAGAGACGGTTCAGTACAGTCTTTTGATATTGCTAAGGTTGAAAGCGCTATCTTAAAAGCACTTTTTGAGACTGAAGAGGGAGAAGTGGTAGATGCCAAAAAAGTAGCCGAGTTGGTTCATAAAAAAACTATCGATATGTGTGTCCAGGCGGCTACCGCTGACCCTGAGAGCAGCAAATCCAAGAAGTGTATTGATGGTTACCCGGCGGTAGAGGAGATTCAAGACCTGGTGGAGCAATCTCTGATGGAGCTTGATTATTTCGATACAGCCAAAGCCTACATTATCTACCGTAATGCCCGCAAAAAACTCCGTGAGCGTGACATATTCCAAAAGCGTACCAACCTAAAACCTTACGAATATCCAGAGTTGTATGAATACGTTAATTCTATTCGTCACTCATACTGGATTCACACCGAGTTCAATTACACCAGTGATATCAACGATTTCCACGTTAACGTTACCCCGTCAGAACGAAATGCAATTAAAAATGCTATGTTGGCAATTGCTCAAATAGAGGTGGCGGTAAAAACCTTCTGGGGAGATATTTACAAAAAAATGCCAAAACCAGAAATCAGTGCGGTTGGTGTGACTTTTGCCGAGAGTGAAGCGAGGCACATGGACGCCTACTCTCACTTGTTGGAAATTTTGGGACTAAATGCTGAGTTTGAAAAAATCACCAGTGTACCGGTTATCAAAAAAAGAATTGCTTATTTGGAAAAAACAATCACCCTGTCAAAGACAGACGAAAATCGTCAGTACATGCATTCTGTTTTGCTATTTTCTTTGTTTATTGAGCACGTGTCACTGTTCTCACAATTTCTAATTATCATGTCTTTCAATAAACATAGAAATTTGTTGAAAGGAATCAGTAACGCCGTAGAAGCCACCTCAAAAGAGGAGCAGATTCACGGTATGTTTGGTATTGATGTGATTAATACCATAAAAAAAGAACACCCAGAATGGTTTGATGAAGACTGCAAGGCAATGATTATTAGGGCTTGCGAAGAAGCCTACGAGGCTGAGAGTGAAATAATTGACTGGATCTATGAAGCGGGTGAGTTGGACTTTTTACCAGCAGCAAACGTGAAAGAGTTTGTTAAAAATCGTCTTAATAATTCTTTGGCTTCGATTGGTCTACCACGCATCTTTGAAGTGAGCGAAGCCTTGCTTGAAGAAACTGACTGGTTTGACAACGAGGTGATTGCGACTAAGCATGTGGACTTTTTCAATAAGCGCTCTATCAACTATAATAAGCGCAGTGCTAGTGTGACTAGTGATGATTTATTCTGA
- a CDS encoding metal ABC transporter ATP-binding protein, translating to MNDKDNAIDLSDVSVRYGDNQALSSASISIPYGTFTGVIGMNGAGKSTLFKVIMGLVTPDSGSVRVCGDAPKTAQKHGHVAYVPQAELVDWDFPVSVYDVVMMGRIGLQNIFKTPTDVDKKHVDEALRKVNMQDFRNRQIGELSGGQKKRAFVARALAQGADILLLDEPFAGLDAVSERSLTELLVSLKEEGKTVILAAHELTSLSDNCDRVALIKHTVLAYGPTKEVFTKDLITKTFDGLIHHIKFEK from the coding sequence ATGAACGACAAAGACAACGCCATTGATCTTAGCGATGTTAGTGTCCGCTATGGAGACAATCAAGCTTTAAGTAGTGCTTCTATTAGTATTCCTTATGGTACTTTTACCGGTGTCATCGGTATGAATGGCGCCGGGAAGTCAACTTTATTTAAGGTGATTATGGGGTTGGTTACTCCTGACTCCGGTAGTGTCAGGGTTTGTGGTGATGCTCCAAAAACAGCTCAAAAACACGGTCATGTTGCTTATGTGCCGCAGGCAGAATTGGTTGATTGGGATTTCCCGGTTTCAGTTTATGACGTGGTAATGATGGGGAGGATTGGTCTGCAGAACATTTTTAAGACTCCGACTGATGTAGATAAAAAACATGTGGATGAAGCCTTGCGAAAGGTAAACATGCAAGATTTTCGCAACCGACAGATTGGTGAGCTTTCCGGCGGGCAAAAGAAGCGAGCGTTTGTTGCCAGAGCTTTAGCTCAGGGTGCTGATATTCTCTTACTTGACGAGCCGTTTGCCGGTCTTGATGCGGTGAGCGAGCGCTCTTTGACCGAGCTTCTGGTCTCTCTTAAGGAAGAAGGGAAGACTGTTATCTTAGCCGCTCATGAGCTAACGTCCTTGTCTGATAACTGTGATCGGGTGGCGCTGATAAAGCACACTGTGTTGGCTTATGGTCCAACCAAAGAAGTCTTCACCAAAGATTTAATTACCAAAACCTTCGACGGTCTTATCCATCACATTAAATTTGAAAAATAG
- a CDS encoding Hsp20/alpha crystallin family protein → MSLIKWEPFDEFDRLLRDVHPLTSARGNQVGFDMAVDVYEDGNDIVAEMNVPGLKAEDIDVEVEDNYLRIAGRREEMQEKKEKNHYAKEIRRGSFERVVQLPDSVEQEKVGAEYKDGVLKVIMPKREKTPDKKVKVQVK, encoded by the coding sequence ATGTCATTAATTAAATGGGAACCATTTGATGAGTTTGATCGTTTACTTAGAGATGTGCACCCTTTGACTTCGGCGCGGGGTAATCAGGTGGGGTTTGATATGGCGGTTGATGTCTATGAAGACGGAAATGATATTGTGGCGGAAATGAATGTACCCGGACTAAAAGCAGAAGATATAGATGTTGAAGTCGAGGATAATTACTTGCGGATTGCCGGTCGTCGCGAAGAGATGCAGGAAAAGAAAGAAAAAAATCACTACGCCAAAGAAATTAGGCGCGGGTCGTTTGAGCGAGTAGTCCAACTGCCTGATTCTGTCGAACAGGAGAAGGTTGGGGCGGAATACAAGGATGGAGTTTTAAAGGTGATTATGCCAAAGCGAGAAAAGACTCCTGACAAGAAAGTTAAGGTGCAGGTGAAGTAG
- a CDS encoding ribonucleoside-diphosphate reductase subunit alpha, translated as MESWYWLNENSRGFLARGYLAEGQTAEERIEVIAKAAEKFLKRPGFADKFVDYMSKGWISLASPVWSNFGIDKGLPISCFGSYVADNMGSILYTNAEVGMMSKFGGGCSGYFGDLRERGARISGDNGHSSGAVHFMQLFETLVDVVSQGSVRRGHLSPYLPIEHPDILEFLDIGTEGNPIQKLTHGVTVTDKWMESMIEGDEEKRAIWARVIQRRGEMGYPYIMFQDAANNNTVDVYKDKKLRIYASNMCSEIMLPSHDDWSFVCCLSSINLRHYDDWKDTDLVEVMVAFLDAVMEDFIQKLEEMRDSKEKEKRLAFTFMERAYNFAKANRALGLGALGWHSLLQAKKLSFESEEAQKINVEVFKHINERAVVATKELAKELGEPEILKGYGRRNTTLLAIAPNTSSAFILGQVSQGIEPIWSNCYIKDVAKMKVTIKNPNLKTLLEEKGKDSKETWDSIRDHDGSVQHLDFLTAEEKEVYRTFAEIDQSAIIKQAADRQKHIDQGQSLNVMVAPDTPVKDINQLYIQAWKQGIKSLYYQHSMNAAQQMVRKKLTEKK; from the coding sequence ATGGAGTCATGGTATTGGTTGAACGAAAACAGTCGCGGTTTTTTGGCCAGAGGTTATTTGGCAGAAGGACAGACAGCGGAAGAGAGAATAGAAGTTATAGCTAAAGCAGCTGAGAAATTTTTGAAGCGTCCTGGTTTTGCTGATAAATTCGTAGATTACATGAGTAAGGGGTGGATTTCTCTAGCTTCGCCGGTTTGGTCTAACTTTGGGATTGATAAAGGATTGCCAATCAGCTGTTTTGGTTCTTATGTGGCCGACAATATGGGTAGTATTCTTTACACTAATGCTGAAGTGGGAATGATGAGTAAGTTTGGTGGAGGATGCTCTGGATATTTTGGAGATTTGCGAGAACGAGGAGCTCGTATTTCTGGTGACAATGGACATTCATCAGGAGCGGTTCATTTTATGCAGCTGTTTGAAACTTTGGTTGATGTGGTGAGCCAGGGTTCGGTTCGTCGCGGGCACCTGTCTCCATATTTACCAATTGAACACCCTGATATTCTAGAGTTTCTCGATATTGGAACCGAGGGCAATCCAATCCAAAAACTAACTCACGGTGTAACCGTGACAGACAAGTGGATGGAATCAATGATTGAAGGGGACGAAGAGAAACGAGCCATTTGGGCCAGAGTGATTCAGCGTCGGGGGGAGATGGGATATCCGTACATCATGTTTCAGGATGCCGCCAACAACAACACGGTCGATGTCTACAAAGATAAAAAACTAAGGATTTACGCTAGTAATATGTGTAGTGAGATTATGCTACCGTCACACGACGATTGGTCGTTTGTATGTTGTCTTTCTTCAATTAATCTTAGGCATTATGACGACTGGAAAGATACAGATTTGGTTGAGGTAATGGTTGCCTTTTTAGACGCCGTAATGGAAGATTTTATTCAAAAGTTGGAGGAGATGCGAGATAGCAAAGAAAAAGAAAAACGTCTAGCGTTTACTTTTATGGAACGAGCTTATAACTTTGCTAAAGCCAACCGAGCGCTGGGTCTTGGAGCTTTAGGTTGGCACTCGCTTTTGCAAGCCAAAAAACTTTCTTTTGAAAGTGAAGAAGCACAAAAGATTAATGTTGAAGTTTTTAAACACATAAATGAACGAGCTGTCGTGGCAACTAAAGAATTAGCTAAAGAATTAGGTGAGCCAGAAATATTGAAGGGTTACGGACGTCGCAACACCACTCTTTTAGCGATTGCCCCTAATACTTCTTCAGCCTTTATTCTTGGTCAAGTATCACAGGGTATTGAGCCAATTTGGTCTAATTGCTACATCAAGGATGTAGCCAAAATGAAAGTTACGATTAAAAACCCCAACCTAAAGACCTTGTTGGAAGAGAAGGGTAAGGATAGTAAAGAGACTTGGGACAGTATCCGTGATCACGATGGTTCGGTACAGCACTTGGACTTCTTAACAGCCGAAGAAAAAGAAGTTTACCGTACTTTCGCCGAGATTGATCAATCTGCCATTATTAAGCAAGCGGCTGATCGACAAAAACACATCGACCAAGGACAGTCACTTAATGTAATGGTGGCGCCGGACACACCCGTCAAAGATATCAAC
- a CDS encoding metal ABC transporter substrate-binding protein has translation MFNNKAFLTGAIIAIVIGVLFIVGKNAENSPKQEGDKIVVLSTFTIIADMVNEIGGDRVESLSLIEPGVNIHSYEPTPSDLVRASRADILLENGMNLELWTNKLKANMPDVPSVIVSEGVEPLSIVEGAYEGKPNPHAWMSPKQGLKYVENIRKTLVEFSPADEDYFNANAAAYSAKLEALDKTLNDSLSVLPENNRYLVTCEGAFTYLTNDYGLQEIYIWPINSDTAGSPQQVAAVIDKVKANHVPAVFCESTVSPKIQEEVVQATGARMGGVLYVDSLSTAYGPAPTYLTLLQSTVDTIVSGLSDK, from the coding sequence ATGTTTAACAACAAAGCTTTTTTAACAGGGGCAATAATTGCTATTGTAATCGGAGTGCTTTTTATCGTTGGAAAAAATGCAGAAAATAGTCCTAAGCAAGAAGGAGACAAGATTGTAGTTTTAAGCACGTTTACCATTATCGCCGACATGGTTAATGAGATCGGTGGTGATCGGGTAGAGTCACTTTCGCTGATTGAGCCTGGTGTAAATATTCATAGTTATGAACCAACTCCAAGTGATTTGGTTAGAGCTTCACGGGCGGATATTTTACTGGAAAATGGTATGAACTTAGAGTTGTGGACTAATAAACTTAAGGCCAATATGCCCGATGTACCGAGTGTGATAGTGAGTGAGGGAGTCGAACCGCTGTCGATTGTTGAGGGTGCATACGAAGGTAAGCCTAACCCGCATGCTTGGATGTCACCAAAACAGGGTTTGAAATATGTGGAAAATATTAGAAAAACCTTAGTAGAATTTTCGCCAGCCGACGAGGATTATTTTAACGCTAATGCAGCGGCTTACTCGGCTAAGCTTGAGGCGCTTGATAAAACTCTAAATGATTCATTGTCGGTCTTACCTGAAAATAACCGCTATCTAGTGACCTGTGAAGGTGCTTTTACTTACCTTACCAACGACTACGGCCTGCAAGAGATTTACATCTGGCCAATCAATAGTGATACCGCTGGTTCACCACAACAAGTGGCCGCTGTCATTGATAAAGTAAAAGCCAATCACGTACCGGCTGTTTTTTGTGAAAGTACCGTTTCACCAAAAATCCAAGAAGAAGTAGTCCAAGCGACCGGGGCCAGAATGGGTGGGGTGTTGTATGTAGACTCCCTATCTACCGCTTATGGACCGGCTCCTACCTACTTAACTCTTTTGCAAAGTACGGTCGACACAATTGTTAGTGGCTTGAGTGATAAATAA
- a CDS encoding YibE/F family protein, producing MEFLLASIRKFVILGAIFLLILPVAQAQEVHQEFQETVKAEVLEVTAEYERDIMGTGASTTVQELRIQLKEGERVGEVVRLENDLAILREGDSIYVNRLVSIDGSEYFTFKDVERKGPLVVLVFIFIALIIWLSGKQGVRALFSLAISIIAIIFVLIPALLAGYSPALSSLVIAGFILSFTLFFTHGLKPRVFITFLGTFGAVMVTCLMAWIWVEWMRFTGFSDDAAVYLNFATDGTLDLTGLLLGSIIIGLLGVLDDVSITQASVVQQLKGANHNLGFKELYSSAIKVGRDHVGSLVNTLAFAYVGAALPLILLYSLSESSILITLNQEVIAAEILRIVVGSIGLVLAVPLTTTLAAWYFKDKCIDEDGLHTCADHHQHSH from the coding sequence ATGGAATTCCTCTTAGCAAGCATAAGAAAATTTGTTATTTTAGGCGCTATTTTTTTACTTATACTGCCGGTGGCACAAGCTCAGGAAGTTCATCAGGAATTTCAGGAGACGGTAAAAGCTGAAGTACTTGAGGTAACCGCTGAGTATGAAAGAGATATCATGGGTACTGGAGCGTCGACAACGGTGCAGGAGCTCCGAATTCAGCTCAAAGAAGGGGAGAGGGTTGGTGAAGTAGTGCGACTCGAGAACGATTTAGCGATTTTGCGAGAAGGAGACAGTATATATGTTAACCGGCTGGTTTCCATAGACGGTTCGGAGTACTTTACTTTCAAAGACGTAGAAAGAAAAGGTCCGCTTGTTGTACTAGTTTTTATTTTTATCGCCCTAATCATTTGGTTGTCAGGTAAACAGGGGGTAAGGGCGCTCTTTAGTCTGGCTATAAGTATTATAGCGATAATTTTTGTTTTAATACCAGCTCTTTTGGCAGGTTATTCGCCAGCTCTATCTAGCTTAGTCATTGCCGGTTTTATATTGAGCTTCACTCTCTTTTTCACTCACGGTTTGAAGCCTCGAGTGTTTATTACTTTTCTAGGTACTTTTGGAGCAGTGATGGTGACTTGTTTGATGGCGTGGATTTGGGTGGAGTGGATGCGTTTTACCGGCTTTAGTGATGACGCGGCGGTGTATTTGAATTTTGCCACCGATGGTACGCTGGATCTAACTGGACTTTTACTCGGTAGTATTATTATTGGACTACTCGGTGTACTGGATGACGTTTCTATTACCCAAGCTTCTGTGGTGCAACAATTAAAGGGTGCCAATCACAATCTTGGATTTAAGGAGTTGTATTCAAGTGCGATAAAGGTCGGTCGAGATCATGTTGGTTCACTTGTTAATACATTGGCTTTTGCCTATGTGGGAGCGGCACTGCCTCTCATACTGCTTTACTCACTGTCCGAATCATCAATTCTCATTACTCTTAATCAAGAAGTGATAGCAGCTGAAATATTACGCATCGTGGTTGGTAGTATTGGCCTGGTACTAGCTGTACCGTTGACCACTACTTTAGCGGCTTGGTATTTTAAAGATAAATGTATTGATGAAGATGGTTTACACACTTGCGCTGATCACCACCAACATTCACATTAA